The following DNA comes from Triticum aestivum cultivar Chinese Spring chromosome 3D, IWGSC CS RefSeq v2.1, whole genome shotgun sequence.
TTAAATTCTATTTCTGCTATATAACTTACAAATTATCAACAAACTAAAAGGACTTTAACCTGCAGCATCCCATGTGCATCCACGCTGCAGCGCCTTCCTCTAAGCCTCTGCTGCTGCATGAGACGAAAAAGAGTTACTTAGAGGGTCGTACACACACCAGAAATCCTGAAAGCAAAAACATCTTTCCATCCAGCAATCCTATCAAGGGAACATGAGAAGCACAGCATCGGATGAAGTCGATTCATAGATACAATTTCTGAATTAATGTGAAGTTGTGAACACACAGCAGAACGTTACTGAAATGTTCAATTTCATAGAATCATATTAACCAAAAGGGAGGCGTCCGATCATGGTGCCGACCCAAAAGTTGGGAAAGGCGTCGGCGACCTCCGGGCTCCGGCCGGGAACGGCCGGGCTGTGGCTCGGCGATGCGGTGGCTCTGCCCTCGTGCGGGCAGTGTGGCGGCGGGGTTGCCGCTAGGTGATGCGGCTGCAGGGCGCTCACGCGGCGCTGCGCTCTGCGTGCCACGCTCGCGGCCGAGCTCCGCCTCCGGCGCCGCCCAGCCTCCCTTCTCCCACCCTCAGCCGCACCACCTGCTCGTCCGCTGTGCCCCTACAGCCACTGTTGCTATGTGCTGCACATGCGCTGCTGTCCGCCAATGCGCCGCTTCTCCCCGCCGTCGTCGCGGGCGCCTCCCTTAACACCTCTCGATGGCGAAGACAAATCTGATGAGGAGGGAGAGAAGGCTCATGCCAAAAGCCGGAGGTGCAGCGCTCGGTTGAGGGCGAGGGGATTCGATTGGATCTGCTTCCTTTTTTCGCGCGTGATTGTTGGGGCCGCGGCCGCGGATCGTACCGGgacggcagagttttcgtccgcacTCTTAAATTGCTAAACCCACTCTTGGCTGACGATTAGTGTAGTATGGACGGCTAGATATGGGTTGTTTGGTTTAGGAACTTTTTAGTcgcagagactagaaaaagtccctaggaaccaaacgggagggactttttctacagggactagaaaaatactctactagagagtcttttttgattagtccctgggactagaaaaagtcctaaaacttctgaaccaaacacccccataATCAAAAGATTCAGATTGTGGGGCTATAATTGTTTTTTTTGCGGATAATTGGTTAAGAGTGTTATGTGTAGATTAGGCTGAGTGCGTTTAGCGATGAATATGTTTGCTTATACTCCGTATTTAATAGTAGTAGAGATGCGTATGCATGATACTCTACTACTGTacgatactcccattacgaccagccttctTTTTTTTAGACAAACCATCCATTATAATCTATGCCGTCTATCGTTAATCGGGCGGTCCATTttcgtttcttctcattttttCATCTGAAGCCCAGATTCATTCTCCCACTGCAGTCGACCCCCACTCGTCCAGCTGACCACCCGACCGTCACCCACTCCGGCGATCCTCACCGCCGGCCCGATGCCTCCACCACCACCCCGGCACAGCGCCGGAGACCCCAACCCCACGCCCGCCACCTCACATTCCGGCATGGTCAAGCTCCTCGCCGACCTCCTCCACCACACCGCGCCGTCCGCCTGGCCGCCGGCGCTCGCGGCGCCGCTGCTGCGCAGCCGCCTAGCCCCGGCCCACGTCTCCTCGCTCCTCCTCCTGCCGGCCTCGCTCGCCCGCCCGGACCTCTCCCGCCGCTTCCTCCTCCTGCTGCCTCCCCACCTCGTCTCCCCGCTctgcctctccctcctcgcgctCTCCTTcatctccgcctccgcctccgcctcgccgtCCCGCTCCCGCTTCCCCTCCCCGCACGCCGCCTCCCTCCTGCTCTCCCTCGCGTCCTCCTCCCCGTccgcctccacctccttctcctccctctcccacgcctcctccctctcccccttcccgcccggcgccaccgccgccgccgcctcgcttctCGCCTCCTCCTACCTCCGCCTCCGCTGCGCCCGCGACGCGGCCGCAGTCCTTCACCTGTCCCTGGCCGCCGGCATCGCTCCCAACCAGTACACGGCCTCCCACATATTGTTTTCCCTTGTCAAGATTCGTCAGTTCACCCTTGCCCGTGCCCTGTTTGATGAAATGCTTCAGTCTGGTGCTCGCCTGGACGAGCATGTTTACACGGCTGGGATTCGGGCTTACTGCGAGGCCAGAAATCTTGACGGCGCCAAGGGGCTTCTGGCAAGGATGCATCATGAGGGGGTCAAGGTCAGTGTGGTGCCGTACAATGTATTGATCTATGGATTGTGCAGGAATCATCGCATTCAGGAGGCAGTGGAGGTGAAGAACAGCATGGTGGCCAGAGGAATAAAAGCTGATGAAGTGACTTACCGTACGCTCGTGTATGGGTTTTGTCGGGCAGAGGAGCTGGAAATGGCATTGAGAATGACTTATGACATGGCCAGGCTGGGGTTTGTGCCATCAGAGGCCAATTGCTCATTTATGCTTGATGGACTACGAAAGAGGGGGCAGGTTCAGGAGGCTTTCAGCTTAGCTTGTCAGTTGGGTGAGTTGGGCATGGTGCCCAACATATTTGCATATAATGCATTGCTTGATAACCTGTGCAAGAGCGGTATGTTTTGTGAGGCAGATCGGCTTTTCAGTGAGATGGTAGACAGGGGTCTGGAGCCAAATGAGGTGACTTATCCTATATTGATACATTCACTTTCGAAAAGGGGGATGATGGAGGATGCACTTGACATGTTCGATAGGATGAGAGACAAGGGTGTCAGAGTGACAGTCTATCCGTACAATTCCTTGATTAATGGTTGCTGCAAACAGGATGATTTAGACAGGGCGATGGGGTTCCTGAGTGAGATGACTGACATTGGAGTGACACCAAATGCAGCTTCATATTCTCCACTGATTGCTGGTTTCTGTAGAAAAGGGGATCTGTCCAGTGCCATGGCAATCCACCAGGAGATGGCTGAGAAGGGTGTTGCATGGAACACTTATACGTTCACAGCACTTATCAATGGTTTGtgcaaggataaaaagatggatgaAGCTTCTCGGTTGTTTAATAAGATGATTGACAGCAACCTGGTACCAAATGAAGCAACTTATAATGTCATGATAGAAGGGTATTGCCTGGTAGGCAATATAAGAAAGGCATTCCAGCTATATGATCAAATGGTGGATAGGGGCCTCACACCTGACAATTACACGTATAGACCATTGATAAGTGGATTATGCTTGACCAGTGGAGCGTCGAAAGCAAAGGAATTTGTTGCTGACCTAGAAAACAACTGCCCGCTGAACAAATTTAGCCTAACCGCACTTATGCATGGATTGTGCAGAGAAGGAAGGTTGACCGAAGCGTACCATATCTGGAATGAGATGGTAATGCAGGGAGTCAATCTTGATCTTGTCAGCTTTACCATTATTGTGTATACAGCCTTGAAACAGCATGATACAGAAAAATCATGTGTGTTATTGAGGGAGATGACAGAAAAAAGTGTCAGGCTAGACAATGTGTTCCATACATGCATGATTGATGTGCACTCAAAAGAAGGAAATATGGTCCAAGCTTTAAACTGTTGGGATAACATGATTGCTGATGGCTGCTTTCCAAATACCATCACATACACAGTTTTAGTAAATAATCTCTGCAAGTCAGGGCATTTGAGCAGCGCAGAGGTCCTCTGTAAAGAAATGTTATCCAGTCAGTTCCTTCCTAACAATTATACTTATAATTGTTTTCTTGATTGTTTTACAACTGAAGGTAAACTGGAGAAAGCTAAAGATCTTTATTTCGCCATGCTTCGAGGCTCTCTTGCTAACATAGTGACAGTGAACACATTGATCAAGGGGTTCTGTAAGGTTGGGCAGATTCAAGAAGCAATTGACCTTATTAGTAAGTGTACTGAAAATGGTCTTTTTCCTGATTGCATTAGCTATTCTACAGTAATACATGAGCTCTGCAAGAAGGGTGATACAAATAAAGCGTTTGAGCTTTGGAATGAAATGCTGTACAAGGGATTGAAGCCTGATATTGTAGCATACAATATTTTGATAAGGTGGTGCAATGTTAATGGTGAACTTGAGAAGGGTTTGGGAATATACAATGATATGATTAAGAAAGGGGTGCAACCGAACTGGCGCACATACAGAGCTCTTTTCTTAGGAACTTCTCTGATGACCAGAAAGCGAGATACTATACTGCTGAACACCTGATGTTTAGGGTCACCGTTTCCAATGTTATCCTTTACCCGAGTAGTCTGACTCACATAGGAGTGCCCTGGCAGTTGCCGCGTGGACAATCTGGGGCTACCAGAATATGGAATTTCTTCTTTCAGGTGCAcaatctaactttttttttgaaatcaaAACCTAACTGTAGGTCTTGTACTTCCTGTCATGTTTAGGTTTTCACCTGACAATGCTGTATCAGTTATTACAACTCAGTGGATTATACTGCCCTGGGCAACTGCTTTTGTATACTATCGGCTGTTGGTGTTGTTTTGTCCATGACAGTCTCTCTTTTGCATAGTATAAGGACTTCCAGTTACTCCAAAATAGACTAATTATGTGCTTCATTTCAATGATTCTTTTTTGCTGCCTTTAACTGTAACCGGAATGAATGAAATAAGGAAGATCAAGCTTAACGCGTACTATTTGCAGCTTCAGTTCTTAACATGTAAACAGAAACTATACACTCTGTCCCAAAATAAGGGTCTCAACTTCAGTACAACTTTAGTACAAggttgtactaaagttgagacacttattttgggatgtaGGGAGTACAATTTTGCACTGTCAAATTTGGGAAGAAAAGCAAGACAAAATTTGGGATACAGTTTTATTTTGATCGAATAACATGGTCATTTACACTTTATAACAGTGATAGGGCGATGCCTGAGGTTTTGAGCATATCAGCGAAATGGATGAATTAGTGATGGTTGGGGTGGTTGATGAATCTGAAGCATGCTTTGCGGTTGATGAATCTGGCCATGACATAGTATATGTAGCTCCAGCTCGTCAAAGTCTAAGCTCGGCAACCATAACCAGGGTTTTACAGTTGCAGTCATCTGCATGGTACAACTTATCTTTAACAGGAACATGGTGTCTGTAATCATGGTCTCTACACCACGACCAACCTAATTTCTGATGGTGTGGTCATCTGTACAAACGCCACTGTTCCTGGTTTCTGATGATGTGGTGATCCATTAGTTATGGAGCAACTGGGTAAGGTCTCTTGTTTTGCAAACTACTCACAATGCCTGTTCATAATTCATTTTTGTTGTTTCTCTATTATGGATTGTCGCCTTGTGATATATAGCATGATCTGATTGAGCGTATTCTATTTGTTGCATTGTTACCAGGAACTATGCTGGAAGCCTGATAAGACAATTCTGTTATTGTGGTATTTTTGCACTCATCCTTCTGAAATGGAAGAAGTCCAAGCAGATAATATAGGCATCTGTTGTTGAAGTTTCCTTCGTTTGCTCAGGCTGCACAGTTTGTTTGATGTACAATAGATCCATTACCTGTACAAACTGTGGCGGACCTCCATATATAGAAGCAAAGCCAGAAATGATCACGCATACGCTTCAACAGTTTAACCTGAGAAGCATGGATAATTTCATTGTTTTTTTCTTGGTGTCAGGCTATCAGCAGTATTGAGCAatctgttttctttttcttgtttgtgAGGCAAATGTTCCTGTTCATATGTTGTGAAAGAACTACTCACTTAATCTTGTCTCTAAGTCAAACCTgttcaagtttgaccaagtttataggaaaAAAAAACACATCTACATTATTTATGCATGTGCCTAGTATTGATCCATTGATTCTCTGGATTGATAGGCCCTTTTTGTGGTGTACAGTATTTCAAGATGTTCATGTAGTCCTATGTCGTCTAGCACACTTTTCAGCAAACTGGTGAGATGCTCTTAAGAGCATGCAGAGTACAGAGAAGCGTGGTAAGAGAGAAGTGATGAGTAGGCCATCACGGAAGGTTGTCATTGAGTTCCTCATTGTCTATGGTTCTTTATGCACAACCCTACTTGATAGAAAGTTGTAAAACTATGCTGCACCTGTGTCCATAGAAACTGATGATGGTTTTTCTGAGTGCAGGATACATTAATTGGTGAATCTGAGTCTGTCGATGATCACAGGTCTGGTATGACAGTTGTGAAGCTGAATGGAAGATTGAACAAGTGTGGTCACGCTTGGACCTTGGAGATAGAGTCCTGGACTGCAAGGCTGCTCCCCACACTTCAGGTTAGTCTATAGAAAACAAGCCAGTAACCTATTTTTTCTAGATGGCAGCATTCCTGCATTCATTAAGAAGAAAAGAGTTGATCGGTTAATTAGGGAAAGCCGGGCGAAAACCAGATTGCCCAGTTAATTATGTAAAACCAGGTGAAAACCATCACAACCACTGAGTGGCACAAGACACCCCCCACACACCACTCCAAAGAGGGATGTGTTGTCAAACTTTCAACAGTGTTTCCTGAGGGCTTGATTTTGTGTGGATCATTCTTACTGCATTTGTTGGTATCATGGATCATGATGAAGCTAGAAAGAATGTGTGAGAGAAGGTtcaggttttttttttttgagtgaAAGGGTTTTTTCTACTAGGAGAAAGAAAGATTTCCTGTTGTTGGCCCAATTGGTCTGTGTGCTACCGTTGGCTCCTGAAACGTGCATCCATTTTTTCCgcgcaaagaaaaagaaaaaaagaaacttgCATCCATTTGTCCAGTTGATCTAACTACAGTATATGCCGGTCAATTTGGGAAGTACATTCATTTTTGCTGTTTTTAAATTGGTTCAGTCGAATTTTGTAGCCGTTGGATTCTCAGCCCGAATCTCAGCTTGTGTGTGCTGAGTTATCAGTACACGTTTTGTTTCTTGGTCCGTGTCTGCGGTGTTCGGGGTGGTTCGTTTTCTGGTTTCTTTTCTGGCAAACCTGACCTGGTTTGGAGGGTGGGGCCGATTGGTGaccttttttttaattttactTTGTATCTACTCAGCCACATGTCAGTTCGTCCTGGCCTGAGTCCCGGGGTGGAGGGAGTAGGCATGGCGAGTGGGGCAGGCCATGGGGGCGGCAGCAGCAGTCCACACCGGCGAGACAGGTAAGGGTGTGCAttccccttcctctctccccacTCCCATGCTCAGTCTGCAGTGTGTCTCTCGTCCGTGTTGAGTCAGGGGTTATCATTCAGAGATAAGGGTTATGTGCTTGGTCTTTCATTCAGTCCGATATAAGTCTCTAATAAGTTTGTTCATTCTTCTGTTTGTGAGCTacaatcattttttttcttcagtttgaGTAAGTTTGTTCATTCTTCAGTTTGCGAGCTACAATCATATTTTTTCCAGCCAGTCTTTCATTTTTTATTAATATTTCATCAGCCTTTGTCCCCTGTTTGCAAAATTGCACTACCGTTGTACTTATCTTCTAGCATTTTCTCGCAGCCGAGATTGAGTATGCATGTTCAATTCGTGAGTTAGTTTTCATTCTAGGAATTCTTCAGTTTACATTAATTCTTGTTTCCAAATTTAATTCTTTAAACACTGCCTTAATTCTTTGAACACTCTGTGATGCCCTTCTCCATCTCCTCAATGGCACACTTTTATTACAAATCTAGCGTAATAAATAAACATCAACAAAGATGATTTTGTGGTAGTGGTAGCTACTTTTTTTAGATCCATGTGCCATTCTTTCAGTCATTTGTTTAGTGGCTAGCTGATATGTGGTATGTTGTGAAAACTGCGCACCACATATATGCAAAATAGTTATAAAGTGAAGAGTACTACACAAAGAACCTCTAAATGTGTGCACAATGCTTTTCTTACATATATACCACACCAACCTTCACTCAAGGGAGAAAGGTTATGTCATGATatataccaaattaccaatacgtCTGCAACAGAATAGCTCCACTCTGCCATTTCAGCGAGTTGGTTGCACTAACTTACTGCATCAAAAAGGTGCTAGGCACATAACTAGATCAGAGGGGTAGTGTTGCTAGAACTAACTTACCGCATCAAATAGGTGGTAGTCTTATAAACAGATAAAAGGGAGGGCCTTGGTAGGACTAACTTCCTGCATCAAATAGGTGGTAGTAAAATAAATGGATCAAAGAGAGCGCGAGAGAAGAATGAGGAAGATGCAAGAATAGATGTGAATAGGAGACATCGGAAACATTTGCACGTTCTGGGTGACGTAGGACCAGAGTGACCAGGTTGATCTTGATCAGTGCGAGATGTAGAAGCTTCCTTTCTGTTGATTGGCCTTTTATTAGGGTTCATCTGGCCAGTTCTTTGGGTACCTTCACTTCAGCACGATTCACCTACGTGGTCAAATCATTTTGAGAGGCCAATCCAGTGCTGCCACTTGCCATCTGATAGGTATTGCTCTTAGTTGTCGGATGGTGTTCTGGATTACGCCCaagtcagcagcagcaacaactctgAAAAGACACCGACAGTCCGTCTGTCAGCAACCTTCATGCTCGATGGCTTGACTGGTGATTCGGTCTATCGCACTGCTGCTCCCCGCACATCCCGGCAGGTGATCCAATTGGTCGTGGCGCTGTGGACTTACAGAGCATCACTCACATAGGCGCAGGAGCTTCAGCTGTGCACGACATCGATTTGCCCGTTGTGCCGCCCACAAGCTTCTTGGTGTCTCCAGCATCCATGACGCATTCCAGGGCGCCTACACTGTTCGATGAAATGCTGCACCGCCATCGGTTGCCACCATCTGATCGTGCAATCATGGTGTGAGTGATGTGCAATCTGACACTTCTGAGCATCATGGTGTGTGCCATGCAATCTACCCATTTGATGAGGGGTGCTCCATCTGATCATTGCTACTCTCTCTACAAAATTATTCGAATTTCTAGTTTTATCTTAGGTCAGACTTGTTTGAATTTGAGCAAAAGCCTatagaaaaaatatatcaatatctagagccttgagacacttattttgagacggagggagtataattgaTGTTGTAGATATTAACAAGTTTTTTTTATGGACTCCTGAAATGTAGAGAATTTTGACATAGGACAAAATTGTGCATCATCATATTTGAAATACAAAATATCTGCTCTATCTACACGAGCATTGATCTGCCATAGGCCACCCATTTGGACTTCCTTTTTTTTTTTCTCAGATCATGGGAACCGAGCAGTGGAAGCTCCTTGTTGCTTCGAGGTTTTTCCCACCAACCCTTATGCATCGGCCGCTGTTTGATGGGAGAAGATGACTAGAGGGCAGGGAAAGGAGGGACAGGGAAGCGCTGAACAATGCGGCATAGGTTGATGTTGAGGACTATGAAGAGAAAGGGAGCAATGTGAAGAGGAGGGTGACGAGGTGAGAAAATGAGAAGCTCGATGTCATTGCTCTCAAGATGTGCTTGTCTAAGAATTTTCGAGCTATGTTTTAAGTTCGACATGCAATTCTACTATGACTGATATATGCAGGTATTCGGTTATTGTAAATTTTAGTTGTGTTTTACACATCTTTATTGTAGTAGTTCTGATTAACCTATATTATTAGCGCCCCATAATCTTTATCTACTACCTATCTGTTAgacttgaatttcatttctaaAATATCCCATTTCCAATATTTATATTTGGATGCCACAGGGAAATGGAAGTTATTCATAATATGGAATTCCATTGTTTAGAATCTGAATCTTCTGttcacattttattttatttttgcctaGAATCAACTAAATTTTGACCAATACTTTCCACATAGCAGAAGCCACTTTGAGCTCCTAACTTCAAGCTTTGAGCTCCTTTTCATTTCATTTATGTAAATACTATGGATCTTTGATACTCTGAACTTAATAATGTATGAATGTCTACACAGAGGCCAGGGTTAAACACACCTTTTTGACAAAAAACTTTGAGCTCATTGTCAGACCAAAACATATAGCCATGTCGTGTGCATTTTTTTGGCAAAACGTTGGTACTTCAAATTTTAAATCGTGTTCACACTATTAATTTCACATTGTTATTTAAAATTTAGTGAGTGTCCTTCTGGGTGCCGAGGAGAAACTTTGAGCTTATTGGCATATTAATTCATGCAAGTGGATCCTATATACCTGTGCAGATGGATTTTGTAAAAAAAAGTATTTAAATTTCAACCTTGCGTTCACCCTACAAAAAAATCATTGAATCATTTGAAATTTCTTGGGCGGTTCTCCACCTAGGTCTCACACACTTGTACAAATGCTCTCCGTAAAATTCAACCTCGCGTTGACACCATCAAACTTTTCACGAAATTACCAGGAACTTTCAAAGATGACTGCATGCATACAGGATCAACATTGTGCATTTTGGTGGGTCCATATGCGCATGTAGGTCCCGCGAGTGTGCTCCACCTACGAATTCCATTTGATTCTTCGGTGATAGTGAAGAATTGATTTGGTCACATGGGTTTTGACATATTCTGGCTTAAAGGAATTGGTTGGAGTTTGGCTCCTTAACAACACAGTTTAGTGCCAACTAAGGAAAAATAATAATCATGAATTGTATGCTGCAAAAAATTGCATGTGGAGAATAATTTAGAAGTCCAGAGTACTAGACCACCAACCTCTTAACCTCTACTTGTGTGCATAATGTTTTCTTATATATACCACAGAAACCTTCACTTACGTGAACAAGGATAACTTCTGATATATGTACCACTTCGTGTTCAATAGACTAGCTTGCCTTCTATATTTTAATGTGTTGGCAGCATCAACTAATTTATTTCATTAAATAGGTAAAGGGAGTGTTAGAGAAGAGTGGAAATCATATGAGAAAACCTAGGAATATGAGACATCAGGAGCAATGGCTGAACTAGCTGTCTTGGGACCAGACCAAGCTGAATGGAACCTCTGTGTCATCCGTGATCATATCGCTGATGCTAGATAGACCGATGGTTCTAGTTATCCTGTCCCTAACAAAGTCCGTTTCTTAGGATGCCTGCTGCACTTTGATGGGGTAAGCATTGAAGCAGACCTCTACTACAAAGGAGTACAAACTGTGGTGGTACCTATACAAACTATGGTGGTACCACCATATATAGAAGCAAAGCGAGAAACGATCGTCATATGCTACAATAGTTTAACCCTGAGAAGCATGGATGGTTTCATTGTTTTCTTGGTGCCAGGCTATCAACAGTATTGAACAATCTGTTCTTTTTTTCTTGTTTGGGAAGCCAATGTTCCCACCCTTAGTATATTATACGAAAGAAGTACTCACCTAATCTTGTCTTAAATTAAACCTGTTTAAGTTTATATGGAAAAAATATAGACATCTACAATATTTATGCATCTGCCTAGTATTAATCCATTGATTCTCTGGATTGATAGGCCCTTTTTGTGGTGTAAGGCATTTCAAGATGTTCATGCAGTCCTATGTCGTTTATCATACTTTGCAGCAAAAATGATGAGATGCTCTTACGAGCATGTAAAGTGTTGAGAAGTGTGGCAGGAGACAAGTGACGAGCAGGCCATCATGGAAGGTCGTCATTATGTTCCTCGTTGTCATGCAAAAGCATGGTAAGTCTTTTATGCTTCTTCATGCACATCTTTACTTGATAGAAAGTTGTAAAACTATGCTGCACCTGTGTCCATAGAAACTGATGATGCTTTTTCTGAGTGCAGGATACATTAATTGGTGAATCTGAGTATGTCGATGATCACAGGTCTGGTATGACAGTTGTGAAGCTGAATGGAAGATTGTACAAGTGTGGTGTCATCGGTCACCCTTGGACCTTGGAGAGTCCTGGACTGTAAGGCTGCTCTCCTCATCTCAGGTTAGCCTGTAAAAAATAAGCCAGGAACCTATGTGTTGTCAAACTTTTCAGCAGTGTTTTCTGAGGGGTTGATTTTGTGTGGATCATTCTTACGCATCTGCTGGTATGATGGATCATGAGGAAGCAAGAATGTGCGAGAGAAAGTTCagattttttctatttttcttttgagAAACGGTTTTTTTCTACTAGGAGACAGAAAGATTTCGCTGCCATTGGCTCACTTGGTCTGTCTGCTACCGTTGGCTCCAGAAACTCACAACCAGTGTTTCCCCAGCACAAAAAAGAAACTTGCATCCATTTGCCTAATTGATCTGGGTACGTGTCTGCGGGTGATTCTTTTTCGTGTTTCTGTTTTTGCAAACCCGACCCAGTTTGGAGGGTGGGGGCGATTGTtgtcctttatttttattttttttacttcgtATTCACTCAGCCGCGTGTCAGTGCGCTCAGCTCAGTACCAGGGGGAGGGAGTAGGCATGGCGAGTCGGGCAGGCCATGTGGGGTGGCAGCAGCGGCCCACACCGGCGAGACAGGTAACCGTccgcactccccttcccctcgcccCCCTCccatgcttagagcatctccagccgttggccccccaggagacGCTAAAAATCGCCGCTTGGGGGCGTACCGGCGCTAAACCGCGTGTTGGGGGCGTGATGCTCCCAGTCGCCGCCCCCACGTCGCATTTTGGTTGTTTTGAAAAACAAAATCCGGCCCCACATGCGCACAAACAAGGCGCAAATTTAACCAAACTTCGGCTAGTTCATCAAATATTttacaaaagaagaaaaaaaagacacTACTAGACCCGCCAtcgccctcgccgcccgccgccctgaagctctacatgccgaggagcctgtagaactgcgtgtagtcgccgccgtcgtcgtcgtcgcctcctccgcGGCGGGAGAAGGtggggggagcggggtactccagcCTCGGCATGTTGCgaccctcgatgtactcgaggacgacgtccagcgtgcggccgggcacgccccaccatcggcggcGCCCGTCGGCGTTGTGCTTCCCGGAGGGAACgatgccgttggtggcctcgagctgctcggcgtggcgaCGACGGAAGTACGGCACCCACAGCGTGCTGTCGGGGGTGTACCTCGGCCCTTCTCTCGCCGCCTGCGGCAGAGAGGAACGGATACGGGCGATCTCCGCATGCCTGGCCGCCCCGGTGGGCGACGGTGGCACCGGGATCCCGCCGGCGCTTATCCTCCACGCCcggggcacccgcatgtccggcgggaccgggtactcggcctcataGAGAAGCCGGGCTTCATCCtcatgaaggtggcggcggccgaagccgttcgccgccgcgccatcgcctgGGTAGCGCTCGGCCATTGGAGAGGAGAGGGACGGCGAGAAGAGAGGGAGGAACGGGGGCGTCGGCGGTGGAGAGCGAGGTCTGTGCGTGGCTCACCGGTGCAGGAGGGGGCGACTTATATAGGCGGCGCCCGCGTGGCCGCCGTGTGTACATGTGGctggcgagggacgcgcgtcgccccgccttcactgcgccgcccgtgaggcatcaatggaggctgaccggcgcggcagcgcgcggcagctttggcattgattccctcgcgggaaccgaggcgatgaggacgatgaggacgacgaagcgacgAGAACAGCCGAGTCACTGCCAAGGAGGGCCCGCCGATTTTCGCGCCAAAAATGATTCGGCCGGCGCCCCCAAGCGCCCCCTAGCGCGCCGgtttcggcctgggtccgccggcgccaatttagGCCCGAGCCAGCGAAAAAAGGGCCTTTGAGGGCGCGAttgggccgatttttcggcgccggcagccaaaaaatcgcctggggggccttgttgggggcgtggctggagatgctcttagtctgCTGTGTGTGTATCGTCCACGTTGACTTGCCAATTGGCCAGGAGTCCTGGGGTCGCCGAGGT
Coding sequences within:
- the LOC123080607 gene encoding putative pentatricopeptide repeat-containing protein At5g59900, which codes for MPPPPPRHSAGDPNPTPATSHSGMVKLLADLLHHTAPSAWPPALAAPLLRSRLAPAHVSSLLLLPASLARPDLSRRFLLLLPPHLVSPLCLSLLALSFISASASASPSRSRFPSPHAASLLLSLASSSPSASTSFSSLSHASSLSPFPPGATAAAASLLASSYLRLRCARDAAAVLHLSLAAGIAPNQYTASHILFSLVKIRQFTLARALFDEMLQSGARLDEHVYTAGIRAYCEARNLDGAKGLLARMHHEGVKVSVVPYNVLIYGLCRNHRIQEAVEVKNSMVARGIKADEVTYRTLVYGFCRAEELEMALRMTYDMARLGFVPSEANCSFMLDGLRKRGQVQEAFSLACQLGELGMVPNIFAYNALLDNLCKSGMFCEADRLFSEMVDRGLEPNEVTYPILIHSLSKRGMMEDALDMFDRMRDKGVRVTVYPYNSLINGCCKQDDLDRAMGFLSEMTDIGVTPNAASYSPLIAGFCRKGDLSSAMAIHQEMAEKGVAWNTYTFTALINGLCKDKKMDEASRLFNKMIDSNLVPNEATYNVMIEGYCLVGNIRKAFQLYDQMVDRGLTPDNYTYRPLISGLCLTSGASKAKEFVADLENNCPLNKFSLTALMHGLCREGRLTEAYHIWNEMVMQGVNLDLVSFTIIVYTALKQHDTEKSCVLLREMTEKSVRLDNVFHTCMIDVHSKEGNMVQALNCWDNMIADGCFPNTITYTVLVNNLCKSGHLSSAEVLCKEMLSSQFLPNNYTYNCFLDCFTTEGKLEKAKDLYFAMLRGSLANIVTVNTLIKGFCKVGQIQEAIDLISKCTENGLFPDCISYSTVIHELCKKGDTNKAFELWNEMLYKGLKPDIVAYNILIRWCNVNGELEKGLGIYNDMIKKGVQPNWRTYRALFLGTSLMTRKRDTILLNT